Proteins found in one Coffea eugenioides isolate CCC68of chromosome 5, Ceug_1.0, whole genome shotgun sequence genomic segment:
- the LOC113772305 gene encoding WRKY transcription factor 1-like isoform X2, with translation MQPRDSPHNGVPVSPSNSGEFVSCVVPKIESGSLQQKQISASESCEPEAHKVPPLVKNEKDELNQWQSHGAGNHSTAYGETEVLDSGKDVAISNRVSIVPKKELVSDGQLHASVSSKQLIPENGNRASQFNQVSVQPKEELGPSEQNLSPHTGSNTPMSGEKLIPESGTHVSQFNHVSIITKMDPDGPEQEQGTDAGKDASLPCEGRGTDSSVLEKSLQHMQNTNMRVCTSSSDQEKITYSAKPEKVLYKLQPRRNPDSGVHATQSEQGSNSPRIREKALDDGYNWRKYGQKLVKGNVFVRSYYKCTYSTCRAKKQVERLHDGRLTDIKYIGKHEHPKLQSSPQCTAFVSPSEVSKADMPAIATSEAEDELVVAHNDKPQPIDPAETPRELAATASNNSTGKAVPQLHNPRDDIDNDISPTSKRQKRETCDVHNNQVKKTHCESRQVVHMMSEVDIVNDGYRWRKYGQKLVKGNPNPRDLVLSRGMSNLGGSSKGT, from the exons ATGCAGCCAAGGGATAGCCCTCATAATGGGGTTCCtgtgtcaccatccaattcagGTGAGTTTGTTTCTTGTGTAGTACCGAAAATTGAATCAGGAAGTCTGCAGCAAAAACAGATCTCTGCGAGTGAAAGTTGTGAACCAGAGGCACATAAAGTCCCTCCCTTAGTGAAAAATGAGAAAGATGAATTGAATCAGTGGCAGAGCCATGGTGCAGGAAATCATTCAACAGCATATGGTGAAACTGAAGTACTTGATAGTGGGAAAGATGTAGCAATATCCAATCGAGTTTCTATTGTACCAAAAAAGGAGCTAGTTTCTGATGGTCAGCTTCATGCATCAGTGTCTAGTAAGCAATTAATCCCTGAGAATGGAAACAGGGCATCGCAGTTCAATCAAGTGTCTGTGCAGCCAAAGGAGGAGTTGGGTCCCTCAGAGCAGAATTTGAGTCCACATACTGGAAGCAATACACCAATGTCTGGTGAGAAACTGATACCTGAGAGTGGGACCCATGTGTCACAATTCAATCATGTTTCTATAATTACAAAAATGGATCCAGATGGTCCAGAGCAGGAACAAGGAACTGATGCTGGAAAAGATGCATCACTACCCTGTGAAGGAAGAGGAACTGATTCTTCAGTGCTTGAGAAGTCTTTGCAACATATGCAAAATACTAATATGCGTGTGTGCACATCTTCATCTGATCAAGAGAAAATCACTTATTCTGCTAAACCAGAGAAAGTTCTATATAAGTTGCAGCCAAGACGGAACCCTGATAGTGGGGTTCATGCAACACAATCTGAACAGGGAAGCAATTCCCCTAGAATACGTGAAAAAGCATTGGATGATGGATATAATTGGCGGAAGTATGGACAGAAGCTTGTTAAAGGAAATGTTTTTGTAAGGAGCTATTACAAATGTACTTATTCTACTTGTCGAGCCAAAAAGCAGGTGGAGAGATTGCATGATGGACGTCTTACAGATATTAAGTACATTGGAAAACACGAACACCCTAAATTGCAAAGTAGTCCCCAATGTACTGCATTTGTGTCTCCTTCTGAAGTGAGTAAAGCAGACATGCCTGCAATAGCTACATCTGAAG CTGAAGATGAGCTGGTTGTTGCCCATAATGATAAACCTCAACCTATTGACCCAGCAGAAACTCCAAGGGAGTTGGCTGCCACAGCAAGTAATAATAGTACAGGAAAGGCAGTTCCACAGTTGCATAATCCAAGAGATGATATTGATAATGACATCAGTCCCACTTCCAAGAGACA gaagagagaaacttgtgaTGTTCATAACAATCAAGTGAAAAAGACTCATTGTGAATCAAGGCAAGTGGTTCACATGATGAGTGAGGTTGACATAGTAAATGATGGCTATCGCTGGCGCAAATATGGGCAGAAATTAGTTAAAGGAAACCCCAATCCTAG AGACTTAGTTCTGAGCAGAGGAATGAGTAACCTTGGTGGAAGCAGCAAAGGGACATGA
- the LOC113772305 gene encoding WRKY transcription factor 1-like isoform X1 yields MQPRDSPHNGVPVSPSNSGEFVSCVVPKIESGSLQQKQISASESCEPEAHKVPPLVKNEKDELNQWQSHGAGNHSTAYGETEVLDSGKDVAISNRVSIVPKKELVSDGQLHASVSSKQLIPENGNRASQFNQVSVQPKEELGPSEQNLSPHTGSNTPMSGEKLIPESGTHVSQFNHVSIITKMDPDGPEQEQGTDAGKDASLPCEGRGTDSSVLEKSLQHMQNTNMRVCTSSSDQEKITYSAKPEKVLYKLQPRRNPDSGVHATQSEQGSNSPRIREKALDDGYNWRKYGQKLVKGNVFVRSYYKCTYSTCRAKKQVERLHDGRLTDIKYIGKHEHPKLQSSPQCTAFVSPSEVSKADMPAIATSEAEDELVVAHNDKPQPIDPAETPRELAATASNNSTGKAVPQLHNPRDDIDNDISPTSKRQKRETCDVHNNQVKKTHCESRQVVHMMSEVDIVNDGYRWRKYGQKLVKGNPNPRSYYRCSNAGCTVKKHVERSSHDPKVVITTYEGKHDHDMPASRTVGHSATESGTNGTTMKGEAKSEIGEHNAVGVDLIVNIGAN; encoded by the exons ATGCAGCCAAGGGATAGCCCTCATAATGGGGTTCCtgtgtcaccatccaattcagGTGAGTTTGTTTCTTGTGTAGTACCGAAAATTGAATCAGGAAGTCTGCAGCAAAAACAGATCTCTGCGAGTGAAAGTTGTGAACCAGAGGCACATAAAGTCCCTCCCTTAGTGAAAAATGAGAAAGATGAATTGAATCAGTGGCAGAGCCATGGTGCAGGAAATCATTCAACAGCATATGGTGAAACTGAAGTACTTGATAGTGGGAAAGATGTAGCAATATCCAATCGAGTTTCTATTGTACCAAAAAAGGAGCTAGTTTCTGATGGTCAGCTTCATGCATCAGTGTCTAGTAAGCAATTAATCCCTGAGAATGGAAACAGGGCATCGCAGTTCAATCAAGTGTCTGTGCAGCCAAAGGAGGAGTTGGGTCCCTCAGAGCAGAATTTGAGTCCACATACTGGAAGCAATACACCAATGTCTGGTGAGAAACTGATACCTGAGAGTGGGACCCATGTGTCACAATTCAATCATGTTTCTATAATTACAAAAATGGATCCAGATGGTCCAGAGCAGGAACAAGGAACTGATGCTGGAAAAGATGCATCACTACCCTGTGAAGGAAGAGGAACTGATTCTTCAGTGCTTGAGAAGTCTTTGCAACATATGCAAAATACTAATATGCGTGTGTGCACATCTTCATCTGATCAAGAGAAAATCACTTATTCTGCTAAACCAGAGAAAGTTCTATATAAGTTGCAGCCAAGACGGAACCCTGATAGTGGGGTTCATGCAACACAATCTGAACAGGGAAGCAATTCCCCTAGAATACGTGAAAAAGCATTGGATGATGGATATAATTGGCGGAAGTATGGACAGAAGCTTGTTAAAGGAAATGTTTTTGTAAGGAGCTATTACAAATGTACTTATTCTACTTGTCGAGCCAAAAAGCAGGTGGAGAGATTGCATGATGGACGTCTTACAGATATTAAGTACATTGGAAAACACGAACACCCTAAATTGCAAAGTAGTCCCCAATGTACTGCATTTGTGTCTCCTTCTGAAGTGAGTAAAGCAGACATGCCTGCAATAGCTACATCTGAAG CTGAAGATGAGCTGGTTGTTGCCCATAATGATAAACCTCAACCTATTGACCCAGCAGAAACTCCAAGGGAGTTGGCTGCCACAGCAAGTAATAATAGTACAGGAAAGGCAGTTCCACAGTTGCATAATCCAAGAGATGATATTGATAATGACATCAGTCCCACTTCCAAGAGACA gaagagagaaacttgtgaTGTTCATAACAATCAAGTGAAAAAGACTCATTGTGAATCAAGGCAAGTGGTTCACATGATGAGTGAGGTTGACATAGTAAATGATGGCTATCGCTGGCGCAAATATGGGCAGAAATTAGTTAAAGGAAACCCCAATCCTAG GAGTTACTACAGGTGCTCAAATGCTGGTTGCACAGTCAAGAAACATGTTGAGAGGTCATCCCATGATCCAAAAGTTGTTATCACAACGTATGAAGGAAAGCATGATCATGATATGCCTGCTTCTAGGACTGTTGGACACAGTGCAACAGAAAGTGGTACTAATGGAACAACAATGAAAGGAGAGGCAAAATCTGAAATTGGAGAACACAACGCGGTTGGCGTGGATTTGATAGTAAATATTGGTGCAAATTGA
- the LOC113770519 gene encoding scarecrow-like transcription factor PAT1, producing MQASQRPRKVGMPNTFFLNQPLQKVESYFLPHIQTFEPQLSCNNSRYGPSCPIQISHDRYCTLESSSLTGNHTIYNSPSTVSFSPIGSPVSQQESLHMTDPVQSPETNYGSPLSGSCITNDVNDLRHKLRELENAMLGPDSDFFGACDNLLPINEGALENSWRQMIEVIPRGDLKQILIACAKAVADNDTLISQWLMSELRQMVSVSGEPIQRLGAYMLEGLVAKLAASGSSIYKSLRCKEPASFELLSYMHILYEVCPYFKFGYMSANGAIAEAMKDENRVHIIDFQISQGSQWVTLIQAFAARPGGPPHIRITGIDDSTSAYARGGGLSIVGQRLSRLAESFKVPFEFHAAAMSGCEVQPEDLGIQPGEALAVNFAFVLHHMPDESVSTENPRDRLLRLVKSLNPKVVTLVEQESNTNTAAFFPRFLETLDYYTAMFESIDVTLPRDHKERINVEQHCLARDVVNVIACEGPERVERHEVLGKWKSRFRMAGFSPYPLCSLVNATIKKLLENYSDKYRLEERDGALYLGWMNRDLVASCAWK from the coding sequence ATGCAAGCGTCACAACGACCTAGAAAAGTAGGCATGCCAAATACATTCTTCCTAAATCAGCCTCTGCAGAAGGTAGAGTCCTATTTTCTGCCCCATATTCAAACTTTTGAACCCCAGTTGAGCTGTAATAACAGCAGATATGGGCCTAGCTGTCCCATTCAGATTTCTCATGACCGATATTGTACCCTGGAGTCATCGTCATTGACGGGCAATCATACTATCTACAATTCTCCTTCAACTGTGAGTTTTTCACCGATTGGGAGCCCTGTGTCCCAGCAAGAATCTTTGCACATGACAGATCCAGTTCAGTCACCAGAAACTAATTATGGTTCTCCTTTGAGTGGGTCTTGCATAACCAATGATGTAAATGACCTTAGGCACAAGCTGAGGGAGCTAGAAAATGCAATGCTTGGACCTGACTCTGACTTTTTTGGGGCTTGTGATAATTTGTTGCCAATCAATGAAGGTGCACTTGAAAACAGTTGGAGACAAATGATAGAGGTTATACCCCGAGGAGATTTGAAGCAGATTCTTATTGCCTGTGCAAAAGCAGTAGCAGATAATGATACATTGATATCACAGTGGCTAATGTCTGAACTACGCCAGATGGTGTCAGTTTCTGGTGAACCAATCCAGCGTCTAGGAGCCTACATGTTGGAAGGACTTGTTGCAAAACTGGCTGCTTCAGGAAGTTCCATCTACAAATCTTTGAGATGCAAGGAGCCTGCAAGCTTCGAACTCTTATCTTATATGCACATTCTTTATGAAGTTTGCCCTTACTTCAAATTTGGATATATGTCAGCAAATGGTGCTATTGCTGAAGCAATGAAGGATGAAAACAGAGTTCACAtcattgatttccaaatttctcaGGGTAGTCAATGGGTGACTCTGATACAGGCTTTTGCAGCTCGGCCAGGAGGGCCACCACACATTCGCATAACTGGTATCGATGATTCCACTTCAGCTTATGCACGTGGAGGAGGATTGAGTATTGTGGGACAGAGGTTGTCTAGGCTTGCTGAGTCATTCAAAGTGCCTTTCGAATTCCATGCTGCAGCCATGTCTGGTTGTGAAGTCCAGCCTGAAGATCTAGGAATTCAACCAGGGGAAGCACTGGCAGTGAATTTTGCTTTTGTGCTGCACCACATGCCTGATGAAAGTGTCAGCACTGAAAATCCTCGGGATCGACTGCTAAGGCTGGTGAAAAGCTTGAATCCCAAGGTGGTGACTCTTGTTGAACAAGAATCAAATACAAAtactgctgcattttttcctCGTTTCCTTGAAACCTTGGATTACTATACAGCTATGTTTGAATCCATTGACGTTACTCTTCCAAGAGATCACAAAGAGCGAATCAATGTTGAGCAGCACTGCTTGGCAAGAGATGTTGTCAACGTAATTGCCTGTGAGGGTCCTGAAAGGGTGGAAAGACATGAGGTTCTTGGGAAGTGGAAATCACGGTTCAGAATGGCTGGTTTTAGTCCATACCCCTTATGTTCCTTGGTTAATGCCACCATTAAAAAACTGCTAGAAAACTACTCGGACAAATACAGGCTAGAAGAAAGAGATGGGGCTCTTTATCTTGGTTGGATGAATAGAGATTTGGTTGCTTCTTGTGCATGGAAATGA